Genomic DNA from Marinobacter sp. LV10MA510-1:
AATTCCTTCAACCGAATCTGAATATCGTCGGGGGATCACCGCTTTGAAGCGCTATCTGAACAGGCTGTCGAGCCCTGGACAGACCGATGCGCAGTTCTATACCCGCGCCGATAGCCTGAACAGTTGGCTGGCCGATCTGGAAACCCGTTTGGGCAGTTTGTCCCGCACCCTGGGTGAGAGTGTGGGTAAAGCCTCTATCTCCGATACGGTAGCGGATTTTGAAGGCCAGGATCCGCTGGAAGAGCGAGCTGAAGGCGTTAATGTAAAAACCGATTGGACCAAGATCGACGATGTGTTTTACGAGGCCCGTGGCAGTTCTTGGGCGCTACTGCACATATTCCGTGCCATCGAAGTGGATTTCCGCAAGGTATTGCAGGACAAGAATGCTACGGCCAGCGTCAAGCAGATCATCATTGAGCTTGAGGGTGCCCAGGGCGACATGTGGAGCCCGGTGATTCTTAACGGCAGTGGCTTTGGCGTAATGGCCAACCACTCGCTGACTATGGCGGCCTATCTGTCGCGGGCCAACGCGGCGATCAGTGACATGCGGACTTTACTGTCGCGGGGCTAACAGTGCGCGTCCGCTAATGTGCAGGCAATAAAAAACCGGGCTCAATGCCCGGTTTTTTGTGAACCATAAAAAGCGATAGGCTTTTAGCCGCCGTAAGCTTTGATGGCGTCAACAATGGCTTTTTTCGCA
This window encodes:
- a CDS encoding DUF2333 family protein, giving the protein MPGKIRQYFKDKKGDARDSSGGGMVGKLLLIIVVVYLLIAMVVGMYWSSEPDNFSVREHTRVTANAMQREPVTGFATTATMIRIAETLLDKPGGYITNDIFPPGLWLDNVPNWEFGVLVQVRDLARAMRQDISRAQSQSSEDADLIIAEPQLHFDSDSWAIPSTESEYRRGITALKRYLNRLSSPGQTDAQFYTRADSLNSWLADLETRLGSLSRTLGESVGKASISDTVADFEGQDPLEERAEGVNVKTDWTKIDDVFYEARGSSWALLHIFRAIEVDFRKVLQDKNATASVKQIIIELEGAQGDMWSPVILNGSGFGVMANHSLTMAAYLSRANAAISDMRTLLSRG